The following are encoded in a window of Alosa sapidissima isolate fAloSap1 chromosome 10, fAloSap1.pri, whole genome shotgun sequence genomic DNA:
- the kel gene encoding kell blood group glycoprotein isoform X3, with the protein MQSMTIEETPTTAQPGEPKAFARTKRVKVVLVLLGVFLFAMATGLGLHSLGNWNSPPGLPSSANSRAVAVDPFSQPCDYFLFTCGSPGATKGRQRGKGTGHRSNRGEGERTTRREDRRRKVENDTLADRLPDRQTLLLQSIKDILETTVGLQPPDHLEEKARQFYRSCMDKDSIESRGSEPFLKLIQQLGGWSALGWWNRTDFNSTLALLMGQYGTFPFFSVYVGRDPNQPHNTSYIQIDQPHFHIPTEWDTQRHTSKANTVSLRPFLFSSLQYLTLLGVPSMTRLMHNWLYIALSSELAKESSPLHHRLQTNRLYQRVTIRELQTLAPVIDWLGCLEATFHPLPISQSDYVLLHNLPYIIHMSDTISKWLLRKEMMGRVPIQTYMILSLLQTLLPALDSRFRETQRNLSVALGNMEEEEPRWKHCIRRTERGFDQLLSHMVRDRAAHEEADDLVGNLYSAVQSKLADLTWQDEDSHNSVLKRVKSLTPRFMAPLDKETLAQLYSEVVISEDSYFSNYLQSLLLEKKRRNQLFSHHLQSDVLSVTPLLSGRDIIFPTGVFLPPLFHPSYPRALNYGGLGFMMAKDLLHLLLPDIHTQSGSPESVGGCVWSQYISVTEGPGRMGAFSLSPSQKLEVWVQYTALQVALQAYQNSLKQHQSDTSLLDFVHTHLFLISFTQISCDPYPYSQLMTFEPSFLVSVICANSDVCPSRMTCQKKTLVEPGSC; encoded by the exons ATGCAGAGTATGACCATAGAGGAAACCCCCACCACAGCACAG CCCGGTGAACCCAAAGCCTTTGCGCGGACTAAACGTGTCAAAGTCGTGTTGGTCCTCCTGGGTGTCTTCCTCTTTGCCATGGCGACCGGGCTGGGGCTGCACTCCCTGGGGAATTGGAACTCTCCTCCAGGTCTCCCCAGTTCAGCCAACAGCAGAGCAG TGGCCGTAGATCCTTTCTCTCAGCCATGCGACTACTTCCTGTTCACCTGTGGGTCGCCGGGAGCCACAAAGGGCAGACAGAGAGGCAAGGGCACTGGTCACCGTAGCAACCGCGGGGAGGGTGAGAGGACCAcgagaagagaggacagaagGAGGAAAGTGGAGAATGACACTCTGGCGGACAGactgccagacagacagacactcttGCTGCAGTCTATTAAAGACATATTGG AGACGACTGTAGGGTTGCAGCCTCCAGACCATCTGGAGGAGAAGGCTCGGCAGTTCTACCGTTCCTGTATGGACAAAGACTCCATAGAGAGCCGGGGCTCTGAGCCGTTTCTCAAGCTCATCCAACAG ctGGGTGGCTGGTCAGCATTAGGCTGGTGGAATCGGACGGATTTCAACTCCACTTTGGCTCTGCTGATGGGGCAGTACGGGACATTTCCGTTCTTCAGTGTGTACGTGGGCAGAGACCCCAACCAACCGCACAACACCTCATACATACAG ATTGATCAACCACACTTTCACATTCCTACTGAGTGGGACACCCAGAGGCACACGTCTAAAGCCAACACTGTG AGCCTGCGGccgttcctcttctcctctctgcagtACCTCACTTTGCTGGGGGTTCCCAGCATGACCCGATTGATGCATAACTGGCTGTACATAGCTCTGTCCTCTGAACTGGCTAAAGAGTCCTCTCCACTACACCACCGACTGCAGACCAACAGGCTCTACCAGAGAGTCACTATACGTGaactacag ACTCTTGCACCGGTGATTGACTGGCTCGGTTGCCTAGAGGCTACTTTCCACCCCCTGCctatcagccaatcagattaTGTCCTTCTGCACAACCTGCCATACATCATCCACATGTCGGACACCATCAGCAAATGGCTGCTCAGGAAGGAGATGATGGGCAG GGTGCCTATCCAGACGTACATGATTCTGAGCCTGCTGCAAACGCTGCTTCCTGCCCTGGACTCAAGGTTCCGTGAGACACAAAGGAACCTCTCTGTTGCCCTTGGTAACATGGAGGAG GAGGAGCCTCGCTGGAAACACTGTATTAGAAGGACAGAAAGGGGCTTTGACCAGCTTCTCAGTCACATGGTCCGAGACAGAGCTGCCCACGAAGAG GCAGACGACCTGGTGGGGAATCTCTACTCCGCTGTGCAGAGCAAGTTAGCTGATCTGACGTGGCAAGACGAGGACTCCCATAACTCTGTGTTAAAAAGG GTGAAGTCTCTGACACCACGATTCATGGCTCCGTTAGACAAAGAGACACTTGCACAACTGTACTCAGAG GTGGTGATCAGTGAAGACAGTTATTTCTCAAACTACCTGCAATCTCTTCTCcttgagaagaagagaagaaaccAACTCTTCTCACACCACCTTCAGTCTGACGT TTTGTCTGTTACTCCACTTCTCTCAGGGAGAGATATAATCTTTCCCACCGGGGTGTTTTTGCCACCCCTTTTTCATCCATCATATCCAAG GGCATTGAATTATGGAGGACTAGGATTCATGATGGCCAAAgaccttctccacctcctccttccAGATA tcCACACACAGAGTGGCAGCCCAGAGTCAGTAGGAGGCTGTGTGTGGTCTCAGTACATCAGTGTAACTGAGGGTCCAGGGCGCATGGgggctttctctctgtctccatcacaGAAGCTGGAGGTGTGGGTGCAGTACACGGCCCTGCAGGTGGCGCTACAG GCCTATCAGAACAGTTTGAAACAGCATCAGAGTGACACTTCACTATTGGATTTTGTTCACACACATCTCTTCCTTATCTCTTTCACACAA ATCAGCTGTGATCCTTACCCATACAGTCAGCTGATGACCTTTGAACCTTCTTTCCTGGTGTCTGTCATTTGTGCCAACTCAGACGTCTGTCCATCAAGGATGACCTGTCAGAAAAAAACACTGGTGGAACCCGGCAGCTGCTGA
- the kel gene encoding kell blood group glycoprotein isoform X4, protein MQSMTIEETPTTAQPGEPKAFARTKRVKVVLVLLGVFLFAMATGLGLHSLGNWNSPPGLPSSANSRAAPLPCHSPACLDAATRLLVAVDPFSQPCDYFLFTCGSPGATKGRQRGKGTGHRSNRGEGERTTRREDRRRKVENDTLADRLPDRQTLLLQSIKDILETTVGLQPPDHLEEKARQFYRSCMDKDSIESRGSEPFLKLIQQLGGWSALGWWNRTDFNSTLALLMGQYGTFPFFSVYVGRDPNQPHNTSYIQIDQPHFHIPTEWDTQRHTSKANTVSLRPFLFSSLQYLTLLGVPSMTRLMHNWLYIALSSELAKESSPLHHRLQTNRLYQRVTIRELQTLAPVIDWLGCLEATFHPLPISQSDYVLLHNLPYIIHMSDTISKWLLRKEMMGRVPIQTYMILSLLQTLLPALDSRFRETQRNLSVALGNMEEEEPRWKHCIRRTERGFDQLLSHMVRDRAAHEEADDLVGNLYSAVQSKLADLTWQDEDSHNSVLKRVKSLTPRFMAPLDKETLAQLYSEVVISEDSYFSNYLQSLLLEKKRRNQLFSHHLQSDVLSVTPLLSGRDIIFPTGVFLPPLFHPSYPRALNYGGLGFMMAKDLLHLLLPDKAGGVGAVHGPAGGATGQPTFSPELPIRPQLFCVCG, encoded by the exons ATGCAGAGTATGACCATAGAGGAAACCCCCACCACAGCACAG CCCGGTGAACCCAAAGCCTTTGCGCGGACTAAACGTGTCAAAGTCGTGTTGGTCCTCCTGGGTGTCTTCCTCTTTGCCATGGCGACCGGGCTGGGGCTGCACTCCCTGGGGAATTGGAACTCTCCTCCAGGTCTCCCCAGTTCAGCCAACAGCAGAGCAG cccctCTTCCATGCCATTCTCCTGCCTGTCTGGATGCTGCTACGCGTCTTTTAGTGGCCGTAGATCCTTTCTCTCAGCCATGCGACTACTTCCTGTTCACCTGTGGGTCGCCGGGAGCCACAAAGGGCAGACAGAGAGGCAAGGGCACTGGTCACCGTAGCAACCGCGGGGAGGGTGAGAGGACCAcgagaagagaggacagaagGAGGAAAGTGGAGAATGACACTCTGGCGGACAGactgccagacagacagacactcttGCTGCAGTCTATTAAAGACATATTGG AGACGACTGTAGGGTTGCAGCCTCCAGACCATCTGGAGGAGAAGGCTCGGCAGTTCTACCGTTCCTGTATGGACAAAGACTCCATAGAGAGCCGGGGCTCTGAGCCGTTTCTCAAGCTCATCCAACAG ctGGGTGGCTGGTCAGCATTAGGCTGGTGGAATCGGACGGATTTCAACTCCACTTTGGCTCTGCTGATGGGGCAGTACGGGACATTTCCGTTCTTCAGTGTGTACGTGGGCAGAGACCCCAACCAACCGCACAACACCTCATACATACAG ATTGATCAACCACACTTTCACATTCCTACTGAGTGGGACACCCAGAGGCACACGTCTAAAGCCAACACTGTG AGCCTGCGGccgttcctcttctcctctctgcagtACCTCACTTTGCTGGGGGTTCCCAGCATGACCCGATTGATGCATAACTGGCTGTACATAGCTCTGTCCTCTGAACTGGCTAAAGAGTCCTCTCCACTACACCACCGACTGCAGACCAACAGGCTCTACCAGAGAGTCACTATACGTGaactacag ACTCTTGCACCGGTGATTGACTGGCTCGGTTGCCTAGAGGCTACTTTCCACCCCCTGCctatcagccaatcagattaTGTCCTTCTGCACAACCTGCCATACATCATCCACATGTCGGACACCATCAGCAAATGGCTGCTCAGGAAGGAGATGATGGGCAG GGTGCCTATCCAGACGTACATGATTCTGAGCCTGCTGCAAACGCTGCTTCCTGCCCTGGACTCAAGGTTCCGTGAGACACAAAGGAACCTCTCTGTTGCCCTTGGTAACATGGAGGAG GAGGAGCCTCGCTGGAAACACTGTATTAGAAGGACAGAAAGGGGCTTTGACCAGCTTCTCAGTCACATGGTCCGAGACAGAGCTGCCCACGAAGAG GCAGACGACCTGGTGGGGAATCTCTACTCCGCTGTGCAGAGCAAGTTAGCTGATCTGACGTGGCAAGACGAGGACTCCCATAACTCTGTGTTAAAAAGG GTGAAGTCTCTGACACCACGATTCATGGCTCCGTTAGACAAAGAGACACTTGCACAACTGTACTCAGAG GTGGTGATCAGTGAAGACAGTTATTTCTCAAACTACCTGCAATCTCTTCTCcttgagaagaagagaagaaaccAACTCTTCTCACACCACCTTCAGTCTGACGT TTTGTCTGTTACTCCACTTCTCTCAGGGAGAGATATAATCTTTCCCACCGGGGTGTTTTTGCCACCCCTTTTTCATCCATCATATCCAAG GGCATTGAATTATGGAGGACTAGGATTCATGATGGCCAAAgaccttctccacctcctccttccAGATA AAGCTGGAGGTGTGGGTGCAGTACACGGCCCTGCAGGTGGCGCTACAGGTCAGCCTACCTTCTCACCGGAGCTTCCCATTCGCCCTCAGCTCTTCTGTGTTTGTGGCTGA
- the kel gene encoding kell blood group glycoprotein isoform X1 — MQSMTIEETPTTAQPGEPKAFARTKRVKVVLVLLGVFLFAMATGLGLHSLGNWNSPPGLPSSANSRAAPLPCHSPACLDAATRLLVAVDPFSQPCDYFLFTCGSPGATKGRQRGKGTGHRSNRGEGERTTRREDRRRKVENDTLADRLPDRQTLLLQSIKDILETTVGLQPPDHLEEKARQFYRSCMDKDSIESRGSEPFLKLIQQLGGWSALGWWNRTDFNSTLALLMGQYGTFPFFSVYVGRDPNQPHNTSYIQIDQPHFHIPTEWDTQRHTSKANTVSLRPFLFSSLQYLTLLGVPSMTRLMHNWLYIALSSELAKESSPLHHRLQTNRLYQRVTIRELQTLAPVIDWLGCLEATFHPLPISQSDYVLLHNLPYIIHMSDTISKWLLRKEMMGRVPIQTYMILSLLQTLLPALDSRFRETQRNLSVALGNMEEEEPRWKHCIRRTERGFDQLLSHMVRDRAAHEEADDLVGNLYSAVQSKLADLTWQDEDSHNSVLKRVKSLTPRFMAPLDKETLAQLYSEVVISEDSYFSNYLQSLLLEKKRRNQLFSHHLQSDVLSVTPLLSGRDIIFPTGVFLPPLFHPSYPRALNYGGLGFMMAKDLLHLLLPDIHTQSGSPESVGGCVWSQYISVTEGPGRMGAFSLSPSQKLEVWVQYTALQVALQAYQNSLKQHQSDTSLLDFVHTHLFLISFTQISCDPYPYSQLMTFEPSFLVSVICANSDVCPSRMTCQKKTLVEPGSC, encoded by the exons ATGCAGAGTATGACCATAGAGGAAACCCCCACCACAGCACAG CCCGGTGAACCCAAAGCCTTTGCGCGGACTAAACGTGTCAAAGTCGTGTTGGTCCTCCTGGGTGTCTTCCTCTTTGCCATGGCGACCGGGCTGGGGCTGCACTCCCTGGGGAATTGGAACTCTCCTCCAGGTCTCCCCAGTTCAGCCAACAGCAGAGCAG cccctCTTCCATGCCATTCTCCTGCCTGTCTGGATGCTGCTACGCGTCTTTTAGTGGCCGTAGATCCTTTCTCTCAGCCATGCGACTACTTCCTGTTCACCTGTGGGTCGCCGGGAGCCACAAAGGGCAGACAGAGAGGCAAGGGCACTGGTCACCGTAGCAACCGCGGGGAGGGTGAGAGGACCAcgagaagagaggacagaagGAGGAAAGTGGAGAATGACACTCTGGCGGACAGactgccagacagacagacactcttGCTGCAGTCTATTAAAGACATATTGG AGACGACTGTAGGGTTGCAGCCTCCAGACCATCTGGAGGAGAAGGCTCGGCAGTTCTACCGTTCCTGTATGGACAAAGACTCCATAGAGAGCCGGGGCTCTGAGCCGTTTCTCAAGCTCATCCAACAG ctGGGTGGCTGGTCAGCATTAGGCTGGTGGAATCGGACGGATTTCAACTCCACTTTGGCTCTGCTGATGGGGCAGTACGGGACATTTCCGTTCTTCAGTGTGTACGTGGGCAGAGACCCCAACCAACCGCACAACACCTCATACATACAG ATTGATCAACCACACTTTCACATTCCTACTGAGTGGGACACCCAGAGGCACACGTCTAAAGCCAACACTGTG AGCCTGCGGccgttcctcttctcctctctgcagtACCTCACTTTGCTGGGGGTTCCCAGCATGACCCGATTGATGCATAACTGGCTGTACATAGCTCTGTCCTCTGAACTGGCTAAAGAGTCCTCTCCACTACACCACCGACTGCAGACCAACAGGCTCTACCAGAGAGTCACTATACGTGaactacag ACTCTTGCACCGGTGATTGACTGGCTCGGTTGCCTAGAGGCTACTTTCCACCCCCTGCctatcagccaatcagattaTGTCCTTCTGCACAACCTGCCATACATCATCCACATGTCGGACACCATCAGCAAATGGCTGCTCAGGAAGGAGATGATGGGCAG GGTGCCTATCCAGACGTACATGATTCTGAGCCTGCTGCAAACGCTGCTTCCTGCCCTGGACTCAAGGTTCCGTGAGACACAAAGGAACCTCTCTGTTGCCCTTGGTAACATGGAGGAG GAGGAGCCTCGCTGGAAACACTGTATTAGAAGGACAGAAAGGGGCTTTGACCAGCTTCTCAGTCACATGGTCCGAGACAGAGCTGCCCACGAAGAG GCAGACGACCTGGTGGGGAATCTCTACTCCGCTGTGCAGAGCAAGTTAGCTGATCTGACGTGGCAAGACGAGGACTCCCATAACTCTGTGTTAAAAAGG GTGAAGTCTCTGACACCACGATTCATGGCTCCGTTAGACAAAGAGACACTTGCACAACTGTACTCAGAG GTGGTGATCAGTGAAGACAGTTATTTCTCAAACTACCTGCAATCTCTTCTCcttgagaagaagagaagaaaccAACTCTTCTCACACCACCTTCAGTCTGACGT TTTGTCTGTTACTCCACTTCTCTCAGGGAGAGATATAATCTTTCCCACCGGGGTGTTTTTGCCACCCCTTTTTCATCCATCATATCCAAG GGCATTGAATTATGGAGGACTAGGATTCATGATGGCCAAAgaccttctccacctcctccttccAGATA tcCACACACAGAGTGGCAGCCCAGAGTCAGTAGGAGGCTGTGTGTGGTCTCAGTACATCAGTGTAACTGAGGGTCCAGGGCGCATGGgggctttctctctgtctccatcacaGAAGCTGGAGGTGTGGGTGCAGTACACGGCCCTGCAGGTGGCGCTACAG GCCTATCAGAACAGTTTGAAACAGCATCAGAGTGACACTTCACTATTGGATTTTGTTCACACACATCTCTTCCTTATCTCTTTCACACAA ATCAGCTGTGATCCTTACCCATACAGTCAGCTGATGACCTTTGAACCTTCTTTCCTGGTGTCTGTCATTTGTGCCAACTCAGACGTCTGTCCATCAAGGATGACCTGTCAGAAAAAAACACTGGTGGAACCCGGCAGCTGCTGA
- the kel gene encoding kell blood group glycoprotein isoform X2 yields MTTEETPTTAQPGEPKAFARTKRVKVVLVLLGVFLFAMATGLGLHSLGNWNSPPGLPSSANSRAAPLPCHSPACLDAATRLLVAVDPFSQPCDYFLFTCGSPGATKGRQRGKGTGHRSNRGEGERTTRREDRRRKVENDTLADRLPDRQTLLLQSIKDILETTVGLQPPDHLEEKARQFYRSCMDKDSIESRGSEPFLKLIQQLGGWSALGWWNRTDFNSTLALLMGQYGTFPFFSVYVGRDPNQPHNTSYIQIDQPHFHIPTEWDTQRHTSKANTVSLRPFLFSSLQYLTLLGVPSMTRLMHNWLYIALSSELAKESSPLHHRLQTNRLYQRVTIRELQTLAPVIDWLGCLEATFHPLPISQSDYVLLHNLPYIIHMSDTISKWLLRKEMMGRVPIQTYMILSLLQTLLPALDSRFRETQRNLSVALGNMEEEEPRWKHCIRRTERGFDQLLSHMVRDRAAHEEADDLVGNLYSAVQSKLADLTWQDEDSHNSVLKRVKSLTPRFMAPLDKETLAQLYSEVVISEDSYFSNYLQSLLLEKKRRNQLFSHHLQSDVLSVTPLLSGRDIIFPTGVFLPPLFHPSYPRALNYGGLGFMMAKDLLHLLLPDIHTQSGSPESVGGCVWSQYISVTEGPGRMGAFSLSPSQKLEVWVQYTALQVALQAYQNSLKQHQSDTSLLDFVHTHLFLISFTQISCDPYPYSQLMTFEPSFLVSVICANSDVCPSRMTCQKKTLVEPGSC; encoded by the exons ATGACCACAGAGGAAACCCCCACCACAGCACAG CCCGGTGAACCCAAAGCCTTTGCGCGGACTAAACGTGTCAAAGTCGTGTTGGTCCTCCTGGGTGTCTTCCTCTTTGCCATGGCGACCGGGCTGGGGCTGCACTCCCTGGGGAATTGGAACTCTCCTCCAGGTCTCCCCAGTTCAGCCAACAGCAGAGCAG cccctCTTCCATGCCATTCTCCTGCCTGTCTGGATGCTGCTACGCGTCTTTTAGTGGCCGTAGATCCTTTCTCTCAGCCATGCGACTACTTCCTGTTCACCTGTGGGTCGCCGGGAGCCACAAAGGGCAGACAGAGAGGCAAGGGCACTGGTCACCGTAGCAACCGCGGGGAGGGTGAGAGGACCAcgagaagagaggacagaagGAGGAAAGTGGAGAATGACACTCTGGCGGACAGactgccagacagacagacactcttGCTGCAGTCTATTAAAGACATATTGG AGACGACTGTAGGGTTGCAGCCTCCAGACCATCTGGAGGAGAAGGCTCGGCAGTTCTACCGTTCCTGTATGGACAAAGACTCCATAGAGAGCCGGGGCTCTGAGCCGTTTCTCAAGCTCATCCAACAG ctGGGTGGCTGGTCAGCATTAGGCTGGTGGAATCGGACGGATTTCAACTCCACTTTGGCTCTGCTGATGGGGCAGTACGGGACATTTCCGTTCTTCAGTGTGTACGTGGGCAGAGACCCCAACCAACCGCACAACACCTCATACATACAG ATTGATCAACCACACTTTCACATTCCTACTGAGTGGGACACCCAGAGGCACACGTCTAAAGCCAACACTGTG AGCCTGCGGccgttcctcttctcctctctgcagtACCTCACTTTGCTGGGGGTTCCCAGCATGACCCGATTGATGCATAACTGGCTGTACATAGCTCTGTCCTCTGAACTGGCTAAAGAGTCCTCTCCACTACACCACCGACTGCAGACCAACAGGCTCTACCAGAGAGTCACTATACGTGaactacag ACTCTTGCACCGGTGATTGACTGGCTCGGTTGCCTAGAGGCTACTTTCCACCCCCTGCctatcagccaatcagattaTGTCCTTCTGCACAACCTGCCATACATCATCCACATGTCGGACACCATCAGCAAATGGCTGCTCAGGAAGGAGATGATGGGCAG GGTGCCTATCCAGACGTACATGATTCTGAGCCTGCTGCAAACGCTGCTTCCTGCCCTGGACTCAAGGTTCCGTGAGACACAAAGGAACCTCTCTGTTGCCCTTGGTAACATGGAGGAG GAGGAGCCTCGCTGGAAACACTGTATTAGAAGGACAGAAAGGGGCTTTGACCAGCTTCTCAGTCACATGGTCCGAGACAGAGCTGCCCACGAAGAG GCAGACGACCTGGTGGGGAATCTCTACTCCGCTGTGCAGAGCAAGTTAGCTGATCTGACGTGGCAAGACGAGGACTCCCATAACTCTGTGTTAAAAAGG GTGAAGTCTCTGACACCACGATTCATGGCTCCGTTAGACAAAGAGACACTTGCACAACTGTACTCAGAG GTGGTGATCAGTGAAGACAGTTATTTCTCAAACTACCTGCAATCTCTTCTCcttgagaagaagagaagaaaccAACTCTTCTCACACCACCTTCAGTCTGACGT TTTGTCTGTTACTCCACTTCTCTCAGGGAGAGATATAATCTTTCCCACCGGGGTGTTTTTGCCACCCCTTTTTCATCCATCATATCCAAG GGCATTGAATTATGGAGGACTAGGATTCATGATGGCCAAAgaccttctccacctcctccttccAGATA tcCACACACAGAGTGGCAGCCCAGAGTCAGTAGGAGGCTGTGTGTGGTCTCAGTACATCAGTGTAACTGAGGGTCCAGGGCGCATGGgggctttctctctgtctccatcacaGAAGCTGGAGGTGTGGGTGCAGTACACGGCCCTGCAGGTGGCGCTACAG GCCTATCAGAACAGTTTGAAACAGCATCAGAGTGACACTTCACTATTGGATTTTGTTCACACACATCTCTTCCTTATCTCTTTCACACAA ATCAGCTGTGATCCTTACCCATACAGTCAGCTGATGACCTTTGAACCTTCTTTCCTGGTGTCTGTCATTTGTGCCAACTCAGACGTCTGTCCATCAAGGATGACCTGTCAGAAAAAAACACTGGTGGAACCCGGCAGCTGCTGA